The Nitrosopumilus sp. b3 sequence TCACCTAACGGAAAAACAGATTTCAGAATGGTGTTGCCAGAAATTCATCCTGGACCATATCATCCAGTAGGAGGAAGTAACATCCCATATCTAATTTACAAAAATTTATCATCAACTGCAATGGTCATGCACAGCATTTCTGATCATTCATTGAATTTACCATCAAGAAATGAAGTGGAAAATTATTTAAAAAAAATAGAAGACAGCAAAGTCAAAGAAGAGGGACTACATTGCACTGAGCCTGTAACAGTACAAATAAACAAAGCAAGAGTAATAGGATTACTTTTTGGCAACAACCCGTTATTGTTTTTGTCTTTATCACCACACGGTATGGAAGACATCCCAAGCTACATGAAAACAGAAATTGAGCAATATGCAAAGAATAGAAATTATGCAAGAACTATGATAGTGGATTGCCATAATGCAATGGGTCAAGAGATTTCAAAAGAAGATGGTGAAGACATGCTAAAAGCTGCAAAGTCTTGTTTGGATTCCCTTATTACAAAAGAGAGTCACCCAATTGAATTCGGATATGCCAATTCTGATGACATGGATGTGTGGACAGAAGATTTAGGGATGGGAGGGTTAGGAATTGTATGTCTGGTAATAAATGAAAAAAAATTCTTTCTTGGATGGGCAGATGCAAATAACATGGAAAACGGCATCAGAGAGAAGGTCATAGATAATTTTTCAAAAAGAGGCTACAACCTGTTAGAAATTTGTACATCAGACACTCACTATGCCCCAGTAAAAGCTAGAAACAGAAATGGGTACTATCAGCTAGGGTTAATCACGAGTGCAGACAAACTTTCAAAGTGGTTTTTACAGATTGCCAAGAGTGCTGAATCAGAAACAACGACTGCAAAATTTGAAATTTTAGAAAATGAGGCAAATGTCAAAGTTATGGGGCAGGGAATATACGAAGATTATTCTAAAGCACTAGACAATTCATTGAAAATTACCAAAGCATTTGTCATTGGAGGAGTAGTGTTTTTCATAACTAGTCTGTTTCTATAGTCTTCATCTGATCAATGTTTCCATAAAATTCATCAATGAATGAAGAAAATTGAAAGATTGGAACTATTGGAACGTTCTCAATGAAATTTATTTTATCCTGATATAAGGTGACAATTACAGGAACGGCCATCGACCCAGGGGTTTTTTCTACATAGTGTTTTGTTCTCTCAATTTGTTTTTTGACTGCAGTTTGTAATGCAGAAGAACTATATCGCTTCCAATGTTTGCAATCAATTAAAATTGCAATACCCAATCTAATTCCAATTACATCAATTTCCATACGTGGTTTTGTAAGAATCATATTTTTTATGACTGCAAAATTTTTAGACGATAGAATTTCCCCTGTTAAACCTTCAAAATCCTTCCAGTCAACCGCAGCAGAAATTTCATCTATAGGGTATCCCTTTTCAAGTAACTTGACTGCAATTTTTAATTTATCACCATCTTCAAAATAATAATTTTCATCTTTTTTTGTACCAATGTAATTTTTTCTAAATTCTTCAAGGATTGTTTTAGAATCAGCAAGATTCATTTTTGTAACAGCTGAGAAATCTTCAACAGATACACCACCTTGAATAATTCCACTTAATCCATGTACCATTTTAGGATAAATTTTCAACTTTATTTTTTGATTCATGGAGTGATATAGGTTTTAAGAACTATTAACTGGAAGTTATTATGATATAGATTTTATTACAAGCCTTTGAAAATAAGAGCATGAAAAAATTGCTAGTTATACTGCTAGCTCTTTCAATTGCAACTTTAATGTATAATGAAGTATTTGCAGAAAAAAATACATTTTTTGATTCAGTAAAATTCATTCAATATTTAGATGAAAATACAGCATTAGAAGAAGTAAGGAACGGAAATCTTGATGTTTACTATTATAGAATTTCATCAGACAGATTAGAAAATCTTCAATCAAGAGAAGGATTACAGGTTTTTGATTCCACAGGCGGATCATATAGCATATTAGTAAATCCTGCAGAATCTGAAAAATTTAATCCATTTTCAAATAGAGACATTAGATTTGCATTGAATTATTTGATGGATAGGAAATTAATTGTTAATGAATTGATGGGAGGGTACGGATCACCAATTATTTCATATTACAGTCCATCAGATCCAGAATATCTTACCATAATCAAGCAGTTAGAGTCATTTAATTTTAAATACAATCCTACTCTTGCAAATGAAATCATCACCAATGTTCTAGAAGAGAATGGGGCTGAAAAGATTGATGGAAAGTGGCAAATTTCAAGCATGCCAATAGAAATTACAATTTTTATTAGAAGTGATGATCCAGTTAGAAAATCAATCGGAGAAATTTTATCAGTTGAACTTGAAAAAATCGGATTTACAGTCAAAAAAGATTTTGGAGATTTGAATAAAGCATTTGTTGTAGTGTATGGCTCAAATCCTTCAGATTTGAAATGGAGTTTGTATACTGAAGGATGGGCACGCTCTGCATTTGTAAGGTATGATTCAGTAGGATTAGGACAGATGTACTCTCCTTGGTTTTCAAACATGCCAGGATTCAATGATTTATCATATTGGAATTATGAAAATGACAAGTTAGATTCTTTAACTCAGAAAATTTACACGGGAGATTTTGAATCATCAGAGAAAAGATCAGAGTTAATTCAAGAAGCAGTTATCGAAGGGGTTAATGAATCGGTTAGAGTTTTTTTGGCAAGCAAAGTTGATCAATACGTTGCAAATGAGAAAGTTTCAGGGATTGTAAATGACTTTGGTGCAGGGGTACCAAGTAGATTCACACCAATTAATGCTAAAAGTAGCAGTGATGAATTTGTAATTGGAGTCAAGCAAATCTATCAAGGTGCGTGGAATCCAGTTATGGGTTTAACTGATAGCTATAGCAGACACATTTGGGGCATCATATCAGATCCTGGAACATTCAAGCATCCATTTACTGGCGAGACAATTCCAGTCAGAGCAGAGTGGAGAGTTGAAACTGCAGGGCCTAATGACAAATTAGACATCCCATTTGAATCAAAAATATGGAATCCAGTTTTGCAACAATGGGCTAATGTAAAAGTAGATTCTCAGGCAATAAGCAAAATAATATTTGATTTTGAATTTAGCAATTGGCACAATGGGCAAAAAATGGACATGAATGATATTCTTCATTCATTATATTTTACCATAGAATGGGGCACACAAACAGATGAAAATGACAGAACATTTGATACAGAGTTTACACCAAGAGCTGCT is a genomic window containing:
- a CDS encoding DUF2070 family protein, which gives rise to MEQESDDVSNIHNRFSLTLVNPSSHYFSLVVSLVVASVMVLATYFGYLSELGFEQNWYRLPIVLGVLVVTQLLDTRFSKKKEFSKSLHSSLFGNMLWTVTILMGLLSSVVLAKEIELFFIVFGVLLFASFRIGIYTTTLGASLKKAWAICFIQPLAMYFVLIPQDMWFSILYEPIGLAYGISFMIIASVWSVLTDRAGRPGMESTHKTIQAYLASQGNDFEDAEKLMEQRSSQAKVTTSQLRLSSPNGKTDFRMVLPEIHPGPYHPVGGSNIPYLIYKNLSSTAMVMHSISDHSLNLPSRNEVENYLKKIEDSKVKEEGLHCTEPVTVQINKARVIGLLFGNNPLLFLSLSPHGMEDIPSYMKTEIEQYAKNRNYARTMIVDCHNAMGQEISKEDGEDMLKAAKSCLDSLITKESHPIEFGYANSDDMDVWTEDLGMGGLGIVCLVINEKKFFLGWADANNMENGIREKVIDNFSKRGYNLLEICTSDTHYAPVKARNRNGYYQLGLITSADKLSKWFLQIAKSAESETTTAKFEILENEANVKVMGQGIYEDYSKALDNSLKITKAFVIGGVVFFITSLFL
- a CDS encoding ABC transporter substrate-binding protein, which codes for MKKLLVILLALSIATLMYNEVFAEKNTFFDSVKFIQYLDENTALEEVRNGNLDVYYYRISSDRLENLQSREGLQVFDSTGGSYSILVNPAESEKFNPFSNRDIRFALNYLMDRKLIVNELMGGYGSPIISYYSPSDPEYLTIIKQLESFNFKYNPTLANEIITNVLEENGAEKIDGKWQISSMPIEITIFIRSDDPVRKSIGEILSVELEKIGFTVKKDFGDLNKAFVVVYGSNPSDLKWSLYTEGWARSAFVRYDSVGLGQMYSPWFSNMPGFNDLSYWNYENDKLDSLTQKIYTGDFESSEKRSELIQEAVIEGVNESVRVFLASKVDQYVANEKVSGIVNDFGAGVPSRFTPINAKSSSDEFVIGVKQIYQGAWNPVMGLTDSYSRHIWGIISDPGTFKHPFTGETIPVRAEWRVETAGPNDKLDIPFESKIWNPVLQQWANVKVDSQAISKIIFDFEFSNWHNGQKMDMNDILHSLYFTIEWGTQTDENDRTFDTEFTPRAAQSIQTIKGVNVIDEDTIEIYVDYWHFDEGEIAEWALLWSSMPWEIYAAMEEAVMDGKASFSRSGATSKNVNWLSLIIPNDANTIKSYLQEFKNTNHIPNALKDYRDTVYFENRYDYSIKWIENNNHAVISNGPFYLESYSPESRTITVREFKDESYPFKIGKWEQFENAKFPKIKKVDIKNTLQKSAELNVDIKAENSDSILYFLTNSNGEMISSKTIELDDESITITIPSETTKDFGMGANNIKIFAISNSVLKPDFYESSFIVTEKGERLPSSIPSDKVFVENESNVWFWIIPVVIFLSIIFLKKRYQAKP